A region of the Muricauda sp. MAR_2010_75 genome:
TGCCTTGGAATATGGAATGCCGCCAACATCTGGCATCGGAATTGGTATAGATCGATTGGTGATGTTGATGACCAATAATTCTTCCATACAAGAGGTACTGTTCTTCCCGCAAATGCGCCCAGAAAAGAAAAAAGTTGACCTTTCCGAAGAAGAAAAAATTATCATGGACATCTTAAAACCCGTTGGTGAAATGCCTTTGGCCGACCTTAAGGAAAAGGCGGGCCTTAGCGGCAAAAAATGGGATAAGAGTACCAAAAGCCTTTCCAAGCATGGACTCTTAAAAGTGGAAAAAACAGAAGATTCCCTCTTGGCCAAATACACAGGTTAAGACTGGTCTATTTTCGTTAAAATAAATACAGACCCCTGTTTCTCAAATAAAAAGCAGGGGTTTTTAGTTGCAAAAAAAGCCCTATATTGCCCCAATCTCCTTTCTATTTAAAGGAGGTTTCCAGCAGCATACCCCCTTAATCTTACTTAAACCTATTTATATGAAAAGAATGAAACTAACATTCCTTTTCGTGCTGTTGGTATGCTTTGCTGCCGTGGCACAAGAGGTAACTGGAACAGTTTATGATGACCAAAATGTGCCGTTGCCTGGAGCATCGGTCTTGGTGAAAGGAACCACAACGGGTGTCATCACCGATTTTGATGGCAATTACACCATTGAAGCAAATGTTGGTGACATTTTAGTATTTTCCTATGTCGGATTTAATTCCCAAGAAGCCACCGTTACCGGAAACACCTTGAACATCACCCTTCAATCTGGGCTTGCGCTGGAGAATGTAGTGGTTGTTGGTTCCAGAAATGCCAATAGGACGGCCACGGACACTCCCGTACCCGTTGATGTGCTGGATGTAACGGAATTGACACAATCTGCACCTCAGGTCACCGTAACTGAAATCTTGAACTATGCGGCCCCCTCATTCACCTCTAATCCGCAGACCATTTCTGATGGTACCGACCATATTGCCCCGGCATCATTACGTGGTTTGGGGCCCGATCAAGTTTTGGTGCTCATCAATGGAAAAAGGAGACACAAAACTGGATTGGTCAACGTAAACGGGACTTTTGGACGAGGTAGCGTGGGGACCGATATGACCACCATTCCATCCAACTCCATTTCCCGAATTGAAATTTTAAGGGATGGTGCTGCTGCTCAATATGGTTCTGATGCCATTGCCGGAGTCATTAACATTGTCCTGAAAAAGAGCGTGAACGAACTTCAGGTGGACATCAATACCGGAGCCAATTTTACCAGCGAGCACAGTCCCGCCAAAAAAATAGATGGCGAAAAAGTGAGTTTGGGCTTAAACTATGGTTTGCCCATAGGTCAGGATGGTGGATATGTCAACTTTACCGGGAATTTCAACTTCCGAGGATGGACCAACCGAATGCAAGAATGGGAAGGAAGTATTTTTCATGCTGCCAATGCCATTGAACGAGTAGCAGATGCTGCAGGCTACGACATATCACAACTTTTGGATAGCGATATTTCCGATGTGCAACAATTTGCATCACAAGTAGATCATTTTGCTCAAGAGGTAAAAGATGCCATAAACAATGCCACTACGTTTGAAGAAATTTTCGGAATAAACGATGGTGCTAATTCTCAAGCTGGGATTTTATCAACATTGACCTTTGACGATGATAATATAGTAAACGGTATCGCCGGTGATGATGTTACGCCACAAGAACTATTGGCCAGGGGATTGCAACGAAGCGACTTCAACATGCGTGTGGGTCAATCTGAGTTGAGAGGCGCCCAATTCTTTGCCAACCTTTCCATTCCGTTGGATGAAAATCTGGAACTGTATGGGTTTGGGGGACTGAGCTTTAAAAATGGAAATGCGGCTGGATTCTACCGTTTGCCCAATCAATCCAGAAGTTATACGCCAGCCTATCTTAATGGATTTTTACCGGAAATCAACTCCAATATTACCGATAAATCTGCTGCATTTGGCATTAGGGGAATGCTTGGAGATTGGAATATGGATTTCAGTAATTCCTATGGAAAAAATGAATTTCTGTATCGAGTTACCAACTCCAACAATGCTTCCTTGGTCAATTCCACACCTTTTGAAGCCGATTCTGGTGGATTCAACTATAGTGAAAACACGACCAATTTTGATATGAATCGCTTTTTTGAAGACACTATGGCCGGGCTCAACATTGCCTTTGGTGCAGAATATAGGGTGGAAAACTACGCTATTGTAGCGGGGGAAGAAGTTTCGTATACACAGTACAACACCTTGGGAAACCCGCATGATCCCACTGATGTGAGTTCTATTGTTCCCACCGACTATTATGGTAATTCAAGACCAGGTGGAATCCAAGTGTTTCCTGGTTTTAAACCCGACAATGAAGTGGATGCCTTCAGAAATACCATAGCTGGTTATTTTGATGTTGAAGCCGATTTCACCGAATCCATATTGTTAAGTGGGGCCGTTCGGTATGAGAATTTCTCCGATTTTGGAGGAACCTTGAACTTTAAATTGGCCACCCGTTTAAAAATTTCCGAAAATTTTAATCTTCGTGGTGGTGGACAAACTGGGTTTAGGGCACCTTCCCTGCATCAAATCCATTACAGTTCCACTTCCACGCTGTTTGTGGATGGAATTCCCAATGAGGTTGGTATTTTCCCGAACACTTCCAGAGTGGCTAGACTATTGGGCATTGAGCCTCTAAAAGAAGAAACTTCTATTGGCGCTACAGCCGGGTTTACAGCAAGAGTGCCCAACGCCAACCTTAAATTTACCCTGGATGGCTATCTTATCAACATAGATGACCGAGTGATTCTTACTGGTCAGTTTGACGACAATGGGAATCCTGAGTTGGCCAATTTGTTCCAACAAGCCAGCGCCACTCAAGCAGCTTTCTTTGCCAACTCTGTGGACACACAAACTAAAGGTTTGGATTTTGTGGTGGACCACAAGGCCCATATTTCAGACAAGGTTTCTTTGACCAACACCTTGGCCTTTACCTTTTCGGAAACAAGCGTAGAGGAAGTTAAAGTACCCCAAGCCATAGCCAATGCAGGACTAAGTGATACGTATTTTGATCCTACGAGTAGAATCTATTTGGAATCTGCCGTCCCCACAACCAAAGGAAATCTTTCACACAATGTAAAAATTGGCGAGCATTTGA
Encoded here:
- a CDS encoding TonB-dependent receptor domain-containing protein, with the protein product MKRMKLTFLFVLLVCFAAVAQEVTGTVYDDQNVPLPGASVLVKGTTTGVITDFDGNYTIEANVGDILVFSYVGFNSQEATVTGNTLNITLQSGLALENVVVVGSRNANRTATDTPVPVDVLDVTELTQSAPQVTVTEILNYAAPSFTSNPQTISDGTDHIAPASLRGLGPDQVLVLINGKRRHKTGLVNVNGTFGRGSVGTDMTTIPSNSISRIEILRDGAAAQYGSDAIAGVINIVLKKSVNELQVDINTGANFTSEHSPAKKIDGEKVSLGLNYGLPIGQDGGYVNFTGNFNFRGWTNRMQEWEGSIFHAANAIERVADAAGYDISQLLDSDISDVQQFASQVDHFAQEVKDAINNATTFEEIFGINDGANSQAGILSTLTFDDDNIVNGIAGDDVTPQELLARGLQRSDFNMRVGQSELRGAQFFANLSIPLDENLELYGFGGLSFKNGNAAGFYRLPNQSRSYTPAYLNGFLPEINSNITDKSAAFGIRGMLGDWNMDFSNSYGKNEFLYRVTNSNNASLVNSTPFEADSGGFNYSENTTNFDMNRFFEDTMAGLNIAFGAEYRVENYAIVAGEEVSYTQYNTLGNPHDPTDVSSIVPTDYYGNSRPGGIQVFPGFKPDNEVDAFRNTIAGYFDVEADFTESILLSGAVRYENFSDFGGTLNFKLATRLKISENFNLRGGGQTGFRAPSLHQIHYSSTSTLFVDGIPNEVGIFPNTSRVARLLGIEPLKEETSIGATAGFTARVPNANLKFTLDGYLINIDDRVILTGQFDDNGNPELANLFQQASATQAAFFANSVDTQTKGLDFVVDHKAHISDKVSLTNTLAFTFSETSVEEVKVPQAIANAGLSDTYFDPTSRIYLESAVPTTKGNLSHNVKIGEHLNFFVRNGYFGEVREATNEDDPTIDYTFGAKVITDFTVGYSFTDNVTLTIGANNLLDVYPDKNDPAFRSDGRFIYSRRSVQFGQNGRYVFGRLTFKIK